In Rosa chinensis cultivar Old Blush chromosome 1, RchiOBHm-V2, whole genome shotgun sequence, a genomic segment contains:
- the LOC112182562 gene encoding probable pectate lyase 4, which yields MTSLPYADVDSHLKAMAGRAEGFGRFAIGGLHGPVYFVTTLADDGPGSLREGCRKQEPLWIVFEVSGTIILSSYLSVSSYKTIDGRGQRVKLTGKGLRLKECEHIIICNLEFEGGRGHDVDGIQIKPNSRHIWIDRCSLRDYDDGLIDITRQSTDITISRCYFHQHDKTMLIGADPSHVGDRCIRVTIHHCFFDGTRQRQPRVRFGKVHLYNNYTRNWGIYAVCASVESQIYSQCNIYEAGTKKKTFEYYTEKAADREVAKSGLIRSEGDVFLNGAQPCTLTGFSEECMFHPSEFYPLWTMEAASDSLKGVLHILTGWQSIHRPPVEQLRGRQLLGGNDEDAVELTEVEVPWNKSDK from the exons ATGACCTCGCTACCGTATGCTGACGTGGATTCCCATCTGAAAGCAATGGCCGGCCGGGCCGAGGGGTTCGGCCGGTTCGCTATCGGAGGCCTACACGGCCCGGTTTATTTCGTCACCACATTGGCAG atGATGGTCCAGGCTCACTTCGTGAAGGATGCCGGAAACAAGAACCACTTTGGATTGTCTTTGAGGTTTCAGGCACCATTATTCTCTCTTCTTACTTAAGTGTGTCATCTTACAAGACAATTGATGGCCGAGGGCAGAGAGTAAAGCTCACAGGCAAGGGCCTTAGACTGAAGGAATGTGAACACATAATCATATGCAACCTTGAGTTTGAAGGTGGTAGAGGACATGATGTTGATGGCATTCAGATAAAACCAAATTCCAGGCATATATGGATTGACCGATGCAGCCTTCGTGATTATGATGATGGACTCATAGATATCACCCGACAAAGTACAGACATAACTATTTCTAG ATGTTACTTCCATCAACATGACAAGACGATGCTTATTGGAGCGGACCCTTCACATGTTGGTGACAGATGCATTCGGGTCACTATTCATCATTGTTTTTTTGATGGGACAAGGCAAAGGCAACCTCGTGTTAGATTTGGGAAAGTTCATCTTTACAACAATTACACTCGTAACTGGGGTATATATGCTGTTTGTGCCAGCGTAGAATCCCAG ATATACTCTCAATGCAACATATATGAAGCAGgaacgaagaagaagacgttTGAATATTATACAGAAAAG GCTGCAGACAGAGAAGTGGCGAAATCTGGCCTCATAAGATCTGAGGGGGACGTATTCCTGAATGGAGCCCAACCATGCACATTAACAGGGTTCAGTGAAGAATGCATGTTCCATCCAAGTGAATTTTATCCACTTTGGACTATGGAAGCAGCCTCAGATTCTCTTAAAGGTGTTCTCCACATTCTTACGGGTTGGCAATCCATTCATAGGCCACCAGTAGAGCAGCTG AGAGGGAGGCAGCTCCTCGGAGGTAATGATGAAGATGCTGTAGAACTGACTGAGGTAGAAGTCCCGTGGAACAAATCGGACAAGTAA
- the LOC112182559 gene encoding exocyst complex component EXO70H1 has protein sequence MLVSETAKCGTTALPPPPRRGMSSLFFLSSNKNLSFSHYSLSSSFAGTTPSRTFSLSMMEENIENAEAIITKWDPSSSSYTKLTFVFQQSRKEAKEFLKAIKYLRSAMHALLGERLPSSKLVLAQNLMQVAMKRLEKEFYQILSTSRDQLDPESVSSRSSSRTCKFDDEEEGEARSEDELDIAGESITEVERVSVLAMSDLKSIADCMISSGYGKECAKIYKVIRKSMIDEGLYHLGIRRFKSSQIHKMDSEALENEINNWMKAAKIAVKTLFQGEKILCDHVFSASETIKESCFYQITKEGATTLFSFPELIVKNKKVPERIFGLMELHEAISDLWPETESVFSSESTSAIKLQALSLLLKLGDSVRSLLSDFESTIQKDSTKVLVPGGGIYPLTQKVMNYVTSLADYGIILSDILTDYPPPANSSFHETSFKSPMSDEGSTPAVSVHLAWLILVLLCKLDIKAEIYKDVGLAYLFLANNLHFIVEKVHHSPNLKLLLGEDWVAEHTKKVKLYASNYETTAWTKVLSSFPEKPFEMSSEMAKECFRRFNIAFEEAYRKQTSWIVEDVKLRDDLKVSIAQKLVPTYQEFYDTYLIFS, from the exons ATGCTAGTCTCAGAGACTGCGAAGTGTGGTACTACTGCACTCCCACCACCGCCAAGAAGAGGAATGTCCAGCCTCTTCTTCTTGTCATCCAACAAAAacctctctttttctcactattCACTTTCAAGCTCTTTTGCTGGTACCACCCCTAGCCGCACCTTCTCCTTGTCGATGATGGAAGAAAACATTGAAAATGCTGAGGCCATCATCACCAAATGGGATCCAAGTTCCTCCTCGTACACCAAGCTCACCTTTGTCTTCCAGCAAAGCAGGAAAGAAGCCAAAGAGTTCCTCAAAGCCATCAAATACTTGCGTAGTGCTATGCATGCTCTACTTGGCGAAAGGCTTCCATCCAGCAAGCTTGTGCTTGCTCAAAATCTAATGCAAGTAGCGATGAAAAGGCTTGAGAAAGAGTTTTACCAGATATTGTCGACAAGCCGTGATCAGCTTGACCCCGAATCAGTTTCAAGTCGATCCTCAAGCAGGACATGTAaatttgatgatgaagaagagggtgaggCCAGATCAGAAGATGAGCTGGATATTGCTGGCGAGTCAATTACAGAGGTTGAGAGAGTCTCAGTACTTGCCATGTCAGATCTGAAGTCAATAGCTGATTGTATGATCAGTTCTGGCTATGGTAAAGAGTGTGCAAAGATATACAAGGTTATCCGAAAGTCAATGATCGACGAGGGACTATATCACCTTGGAATCCGGCGGTTCAAGTCTTCTCAGATTCATAAGATGGATTCTGAAGCACTCGAAAATGAAATCAACAACTGGATGAAGGCTGCAAAGATTGCTGTGAAGACACTTTTTCAAGGAGAGAAAATTCTCTGTGATCATGTGTTTTCAGCATCTGAGACCATCAAAGAGTCATGCTTCTATCAGATAACCAAAGAGGGAGCAACAACCCTATTCAGTTTTCCTGAACTCATTGTGAAGAACAAGAAAGTTCCAGAAAGAATTTTCGGGCTAATGGAACTCCACGAAGCAATCTCTGATCTGTGGCCGGAGACTGAATCAGTATTCAGCTCTGAATCAACCTCAGCTATCAAACTTCAAGCTCTTTCATTATTGCTCAAACTTGGAGATTCTGTCCGTTCtcttctttctgattttgaatcaaCAATTCAAAAGGACTCTACAAAAGTTCTAGTCCCCGGGGGCGGGATATACCCACTTACTCAAAAAGTGATGAACTATGTAACTTCACTAGCAGACTACGGTATAATTCTCAGTGATATTCTTACTGATTATCCACCACCAGCAAACTCCTCATTTCACGAAACCTCCTTCAAGAGCCCAATGTCAGATGAAGGTTCAACACCAGCAGTGTCAGTACACCTAGCTTGGCTCATTTTAGTTCTTTTGTGCAAACTTGACATTAAAGCTGAGATTTACAAAGATGTGGGTTTGGCATATCTCTTCCTTGCCAACAATCTTCACTTCATTGTTGAGAAGGTGCACCATTCACCCAACCTGAAACTCCTCCTCGGTGAAGACTGGGTAGCTGAACACACGAAGAAGGTTAAACTATATGCTTCAAACTACGAGACCACAGCCTGGACAAAGGTCTTATCATCATTTCCAGAGAAGCCATTCGAAATGTCTTCTGAAATGGCAAAGGAGTGTTTTAGAAGGTTCAACATAGCTTTCGAAGAGGCATATAGGAAACAAACATCCTGGATCGTAGAGGATGTGAAGTTGAGGGATgacttgaaggtgtccatagcGCAGAAACTAGTGCCAACATATCAAGAATTTTACGACACATACTTG ATTTTCTCCTGA